One Silene latifolia isolate original U9 population chromosome 4, ASM4854445v1, whole genome shotgun sequence DNA segment encodes these proteins:
- the LOC141653754 gene encoding uncharacterized protein LOC141653754 produces MSEVRLVRCPKCDKVLPEPSGYTVYQCGGCGAILRAKKKSLVVDNLLKGALEKKSGISSSSICDTESSVRKGDLDMASNGSKSPLRDNGLDEFHGGASRSPMRERGASIDFDHDRVRSSARSRPVSKSPVRGRGETVASVRTIYGSKSPIRDDRAGLAAAGKSPARPNIGDAHKSPLRQSLGSEVEGGNVGQDSVEKMTAKASFNTWLPDDNREGQSGDNNYINAQRRTWRDRAEEWPEQIGEGVESVLSDEHGVTSKGSFGDPTHEIDSHSEGDMYKNERFRSDYVGGYARRNVFDGPSKYSPDSNYDYAGPRQSVESARAQELQLERVELLRKCEELKDQLSGLGDAGVSLPGFYSKHDGIPLDEFPRQKRGSMQQYLPDRNMQRPSHFSYGPALAHSREDMYEYNDRSAGQMKRGSQSTQYRSNHRIHGYVPGRSLDFDQFGFTSHVNDTHGHHPTCGCLLCYPNDPHDNLTADLISSYSMELERHGPRGYDPRMAHTTPRGRSSHPSLHHHPKRGNIANLNKRLCRPISGGAPFVLCISCFQLLKLPGKFTAKHKNQQLQCGACSTVISFDLQLKSLGSLNSQKKPDSVTDVGGGSNEVTKRSGPKHHRGRTATTTTIGSYDFDTISEASKSSKGHKLSPSLPEVPFTADDYLSDNESVGSSQQNSSEKPVKVRPPPGASLLEHLDYSSSFHISQDAVKHIIEKKPSPLGPLSVNDAIETEVPSALPTSRSQDAEDIPRKSSVDAIRESSGHGSPGRTDVYVNGQAISQRAVKKAEKLAGKIHPGEYWYDPKAGFWGVMGHRCLGIIPPSIKEFSVPMPENCSRGDSAVYVNGRELLKTDLDLIARRGLPTTTDRRYVVDISGRVLDEETRDFVVNLGRLAPSVEKNKCGFGMHVPKQLNH; encoded by the exons ATGTCGGAGGTGAGACTAGTTCGGTGTCCCAAATGTGATAAAGTGTTGCCTGAACCTTCTGGATATACTGTCTATCAGTGTGGTGGCTGTGGTGCAATTCTTCGAG CTAAGAAGAAGTCATTGGTAGTTGATAATTTGTTAAAGGGCGCGTTGGAGAAGAAGTCGGGGATTTCTAGCTCTAGTATTTGTGATACGGAATCGTCTGTTAGAAAGGGTGATTTAGATATGGCTTCTAATGGAAGTAAGTCACCGTTGAGGGACAATGGTTTGGATGAGTTTCATGGGGGTGCTAGTCGGTCACCGATGAGGGAGAGGGGTGCTTCTATTGACTTTGATCATGATAGGGTTAGATCTTCAGCAAGGTCAAGACCTGTGAGCAAGTCACCTGTGAGGGGTCGGGGAGAAACAGTTGCAAGTGTGAGAACAATATATGGTAGCAAATCGCCTATCAGGGATGATAGGGCTGGTTTGGCTGCTGCTGGCAAATCACCGGCAAGGCCAAATATTGGCGATGCTCATAAGTCGCCACTTAGGCAAAGTCTTGGTTCAGAAGTTGAGGGAGGAAATGTGGGTCAAGATAGTGTTGAGAAGATGACTGCAAAAGCTTCTTTCAATACCTGGCTTCCTGATGATAATCGTGAAGGACAGTCCGGTgataataattatataaatgcACAGAGAAGGACATGGAGAGACCGAGCTGAAGAGTGGCCTGAACAAATTGGTGAAGGGGTCGAATCTGTGCTTTCTGATGAGCATGGGGTGACTTCAAAAGGATCATTTGGTGATCCAACTCATGAGATTGATAGTCATAGTGAGGGAGACATGTACAAAAATGAAAGATTCAGGAGTGACTATGTTGGAGGGTATGCCAGACGAAATGTGTTTGATGGACCTTCAAAGTATTCTCCAGACTCCAATTATGATTATGCTGGCCCAAGGCAGAGTGTTGAGAGTGCGAGAGCACAGGAATTGCAACTGGAGCGAGTAGAGCTTCTTCGAAAGTGCGAGGAATTAAAGGATCAACTGAGTGGTTTAGGTGACGCTGGAGTGTCTTTGCCAGGGTTTTACAGCAAACACGATGGCATTCCATTAGATGAATTTCCCAGACAAAAACGTGGGTCTATGCAGCAGTATCTACCTGACAGAAATATGCAGAGACCTTCTCACTTTAGTTATGGCCCTGCTTTAGCTCACAGCAGGGAAGATATGTATGAGTATAATGATCGCTCTGCAGGCCAGATGAAAAGAGGGTCTCAGTCCACTCAGTATCGTTCAAACCACAGAATACATGGATATGTTCCTGGACGGTCCTTAGACTTTGATCAATTTGGTTTTACATCACATGTCAATGATACACATGGCCACCATCCTACTTGTGGTTGCTTACTCTGCTACCCCAATGATCCTCATGATAATTTAACAGCCGATTTGATCTCTAGTTACAGCATGGAACTTGAAAGACATGGTCCACGGGGCTATGATCCTAGAATGGCTCATACTACCCCACGAGGGCGATCATCTCACCCTTCACTTCATCACCATCCTAAGAGAGGGAACATAGCTAACCTAAACAAAAGGCTATGCAGGCCAATCTCTGGTGGGGCCCCCTTTGTTTTATGCATCAGTTGCTTTCAATTACTTAAATTGCCGGGAAAGTTTACAGCAAAGCATAAGAATCAACAACTGCAGTGTGGGGCATGTTCTACTGTAATCTCATTTGATCTTCAGCTCAAGTCTCTTGGCTCTTTGAATTCTCAAAAGAAACCTGATTCTGTTACTGATGTTGGTGGTGGTTCCAATGAAGTGACTAAGCGATCAGGCCCTAAACATCACCGTGGTAGAACTGCTACTACTACGACTATTGGATCATATGATTTTGATACGATTTCTGAAGCTAGCAAATCATCAAAAGGACACAAACTCAGTCCTAGTTTACCTGAGGTTCCGTTTACAGCAGATGATTACTTATCTGATAATGAAAGTGTTGGAAGCAGCCAACAAAATTCTTCAGAGAAGCCTGTGAAGGTCCGCCCACCTCCTGGTGCATCTTTGCTGGAACATCTTGATTATTCTTCTTCATTTCACATTTCCCAAGATGCAGTGAAGCATATAATTGAAAAAAAACCCTCTCCATTAGGCCCCTTGAGTGTAAATGATGCAATTGAGACTGAAGTTCCCTCTGCGTTACCTACTAGTCGTTCACAGGACGCTGAGGATATTCCAAGAAAATCATCTGTAGATGCCATAAGAGAATCATCTGGTCATGGGTCACCTGGAAGAACCGATGTGTATGTCAATGGCCAGGCAATATCACAACGTGCGGTGAAAAAGGCAGAGAAGCTTGCTGGGAAGATCCACCCCGGAGAATACTG GTACGATCCCAAAGCTGGCTTTTGGGGCGTGATGGGCCATCGATGTCTTGGAATAATTCCT CCATCTATCAAAGAATTCAGTGTTCCCATGCCAGAGAATTGTTCTAGAGGGGATTCTGCTGTTTATGTGAATGGTAGGGAACTTCTAAAAACGGATCTTGATTTAATTGCTCGAAGAGGACTTCCTACTACAACTGACAGGCGATATGTTGTTGATATATCTGGAAGGGTTCTGGATGAGGAGACCAGAGATTTCGTTGTTAACCTTGGAAGACTTGCGCCTTC AGTCGAGAAGAACAAGTGCGGATTTGGGATGCATGTCCCAAAACAGCTCAACCATTGA